One window of the Actinomycetota bacterium genome contains the following:
- a CDS encoding DegV family protein — translation MKLAGIGIVTDSTAYLGEDYAREHDIKVVPLKVIMDDVSYREGIDITHDEFYRRLREPGVFPTTSQPSAGEFLEAYREMADRYDALISIHISAGISGTCESARSAAMEMGDFPIRIVDSRFTSIQLSMFIDELVRGRKEGMGLDELMGMVEEKIKNSTLLFMVATLEYLHRGGRIGGAQAFMGSMLRIKPILYIDGTIDALEKVRGANKALDRLVELAAEKAGGRRVKVGLTHVQDEERMFELMDKVKAALDCDPEDIRWNETGPVIGSHVGPGTVGVGFYY, via the coding sequence ATGAAGTTGGCAGGCATCGGTATAGTCACGGATTCCACCGCGTATCTCGGGGAGGATTACGCCAGGGAGCACGACATAAAGGTGGTGCCCCTGAAGGTCATCATGGACGACGTCTCATACCGCGAGGGCATAGACATCACCCACGATGAGTTCTACCGGCGACTGCGGGAGCCCGGGGTCTTTCCCACCACCTCCCAGCCCTCCGCAGGCGAGTTCCTGGAGGCCTACCGGGAAATGGCGGACAGGTACGACGCCCTAATCAGCATACACATCTCCGCCGGCATCAGCGGCACCTGCGAATCGGCGCGTTCGGCCGCCATGGAGATGGGTGATTTTCCCATCAGGATAGTCGACTCCCGCTTCACCAGCATACAGCTGAGCATGTTCATCGACGAGCTGGTCCGGGGGAGAAAGGAGGGGATGGGGCTCGATGAGCTGATGGGGATGGTGGAGGAGAAGATCAAGAACAGCACACTCCTCTTCATGGTGGCCACCCTCGAATACCTGCACCGCGGCGGGAGGATCGGTGGCGCGCAGGCGTTCATGGGCTCCATGCTGCGCATCAAGCCCATCCTCTACATAGACGGGACCATCGACGCGCTGGAGAAGGTGCGTGGGGCGAACAAGGCCCTGGATCGCCTGGTGGAACTCGCGGCGGAGAAGGCCGGCGGCCGCAGGGTGAAGGTCGGTCTGACCCATGTGCAGGACGAGGAACGCATGTTCGAGCTCATGGACAAGGTGAAGGCCGCTCTCGACTGCGATCCCGAGGACATCCGCTGGAACGAAACGGGACCCGTGATCGGCTCGCACGTCGGGCCGGGTACGGTGGGTGTGGGCTTCTACTATTGA